In Aciduliprofundum sp. MAR08-339, a single window of DNA contains:
- a CDS encoding NUDIX domain-containing protein → MQVKYRFWFESDRGYVFGPGAYQLLKEVERTGSLRQAAKNLSMSYRHAWGMIKEIEENLGMDIIVSRRGGKEGGESSITEEGKKLLRKYERYDEIFAYIVEHPYKKPSLTVDGILVEDEKILLIKRGRGPFKGMYALPGGFVEYGEKTEDAIVREFKEETGLDVRISSLVGVYSDPNRDPRDHTVTIVYELQKIGGSLHGGDDAAQAALFPLNSLPPLAFDHEKIIQDYKNKISK, encoded by the coding sequence ATGCAGGTCAAGTATCGTTTCTGGTTTGAAAGTGATCGTGGTTATGTTTTCGGGCCGGGAGCGTATCAACTTCTCAAAGAGGTTGAGCGCACAGGGAGCCTGAGACAGGCCGCCAAGAATCTGAGTATGTCCTACAGACACGCATGGGGTATGATAAAGGAAATCGAAGAAAATCTTGGAATGGATATCATAGTTTCAAGGCGTGGAGGAAAGGAGGGGGGCGAGAGCTCTATAACTGAGGAGGGTAAAAAACTGCTGAGAAAATATGAGAGGTACGATGAGATCTTCGCATACATCGTAGAGCATCCATACAAAAAACCATCACTCACCGTGGACGGAATACTTGTTGAAGATGAAAAAATATTGTTAATAAAACGGGGAAGAGGGCCGTTTAAAGGCATGTACGCGCTTCCCGGCGGATTTGTGGAGTACGGAGAGAAAACGGAAGATGCAATTGTACGAGAGTTCAAGGAGGAAACCGGTCTGGATGTGCGTATTTCCAGTCTCGTTGGAGTGTATTCAGATCCAAATAGAGATCCAAGGGACCATACGGTGACTATTGTGTACGAACTTCAAAAAATAGGGGGTAGTTTACATGGAGGAGATGATGCCGCCCAGGCAGCTCTATTTCCACTCAACAGTCTGCCACCTCTGGCCTTCGACCACGAAAAAATAATTCAGGATTATAAAAATAAAATCAGTAAATGA
- a CDS encoding NusA-like transcription termination signal-binding factor yields the protein MVNIKLDAQTLRYISIFEAATNAQVKDCIEKDDLVVFVVYPRNLRKALENGGTKIQTVRNLIKKNVMVVEYSPDILAFTRSVFHRFNVRNIKVENVDNQFNISVFVDPRDKARAIGKGGRNLQLAKEIIGRHFPLKNIVIY from the coding sequence ATGGTAAACATAAAGCTGGATGCACAGACACTTCGATACATTTCGATATTCGAAGCGGCCACCAATGCCCAAGTCAAAGATTGCATTGAGAAGGACGATCTCGTTGTTTTCGTAGTGTATCCCCGTAATCTCAGAAAAGCCCTTGAGAACGGTGGAACAAAGATTCAGACGGTGAGGAATTTAATCAAGAAGAACGTAATGGTCGTTGAGTACTCTCCAGACATTCTTGCATTTACACGCAGCGTGTTCCATCGCTTTAATGTGAGAAACATAAAGGTTGAAAATGTGGATAATCAGTTCAACATATCTGTTTTTGTGGACCCACGGGATAAGGCAAGGGCTATTGGCAAAGGGGGCCGAAACCTACAACTGGCCAAGGAGATAATAGGGAGGCACTTCCCTCTGAAAAATATAGTCATTTACTGA
- a CDS encoding 50S ribosomal protein L30e, with protein sequence MNREDIRKELKKVLATGKVYFGIKQARKAVKNGEAKLLIVADNCPEKKEVEEWNIPKIMFDGDGFELGAFCGKPFNVSVLTIVDEGEGKLLKMVK encoded by the coding sequence ATGAATAGGGAAGATATAAGAAAAGAACTCAAAAAGGTGCTGGCAACGGGCAAGGTTTATTTTGGGATAAAGCAAGCAAGAAAGGCCGTTAAAAATGGAGAGGCAAAACTGCTCATAGTTGCAGATAACTGTCCGGAGAAAAAGGAAGTTGAGGAGTGGAACATACCAAAGATAATGTTTGATGGAGATGGATTTGAGCTTGGAGCCTTCTGTGGTAAGCCATTTAACGTCTCCGTGCTAACCATAGTGGATGAGGGAGAGGGCAAACTCCTGAAAATGGTGAAATGA
- the rpoA2 gene encoding DNA-directed RNA polymerase subunit A'': MSIIWKDKTENIDKIRLNVPVYYAVDFEIKREVELPIYGYITLKGSEVNYRVKITEIKPYQSLKGIVKKTTKKLKTLLKIEEVQDISAIPLSEFKKEDGTYLKRVTKFSYGELEERGEIKIKKFEELSADERALQERIENEYGLKLPVSIIQKLLQAKNEHGLSKNEFNEVIKRTVEVYRKRSVDPYEAVGIVAAQSIGEPGTQMTLRTFHYAGVAEMNVTLGLPRLIEIVDARSMPSTPVMEIHLKEGIREDEDRVKEVAKKIESTEIIDVADVITSLVDMSVVIVPDKKKMEGRGVKKEDIVESLGKLKIQKLTVEIEGERIKIKLPEPSYKKLYLLSENIKGLTLRGIKGISRAIVRKSQDNSEWVIYTQGSNLGDVLDIEEVDAARTRTNNIIEIADVLGVEAARNAIIEEALNTLHQQGLNVDIRHIMLVADTMTYNGTVEAIGRHGIAGEKESVLARAAFEITSKHLLTAGILGEEDQLRGVAENIIVGQPVTLGTGAVTLVYKPKKR; the protein is encoded by the coding sequence ATGAGCATAATCTGGAAAGACAAAACTGAAAATATTGACAAGATTCGCCTCAACGTTCCCGTGTACTATGCGGTGGATTTTGAAATAAAGAGGGAAGTTGAATTACCCATCTACGGGTATATCACTCTGAAGGGCTCGGAGGTAAACTACAGGGTAAAGATCACAGAAATAAAGCCCTACCAGAGTTTGAAGGGAATAGTCAAGAAAACAACAAAAAAACTCAAGACCCTTCTCAAAATTGAGGAAGTTCAGGACATATCCGCCATTCCGCTTTCTGAGTTCAAGAAGGAAGATGGTACTTATTTGAAAAGGGTCACAAAGTTCTCATATGGGGAACTTGAAGAGAGGGGCGAGATAAAAATAAAGAAATTTGAAGAACTCAGTGCTGATGAAAGGGCTCTTCAGGAGAGAATTGAGAATGAGTATGGTCTCAAGCTTCCTGTTTCCATAATACAGAAACTCCTACAGGCCAAGAATGAGCATGGACTAAGCAAGAACGAATTTAACGAGGTTATCAAAAGAACCGTTGAGGTTTACAGGAAACGCTCTGTGGATCCCTATGAGGCTGTTGGAATAGTGGCTGCCCAGAGCATTGGAGAGCCGGGTACACAGATGACCCTAAGGACCTTCCACTATGCAGGTGTGGCCGAGATGAACGTTACTCTCGGTTTGCCCAGGTTGATAGAAATCGTGGATGCGAGGAGCATGCCATCCACTCCCGTTATGGAGATACATCTCAAGGAGGGTATAAGGGAGGACGAGGATAGAGTCAAGGAAGTGGCAAAGAAGATTGAGAGCACCGAGATAATAGATGTGGCCGATGTGATCACGAGCCTTGTGGATATGTCGGTCGTAATCGTGCCGGATAAGAAGAAGATGGAGGGAAGGGGTGTGAAAAAGGAGGATATTGTGGAGAGTTTGGGCAAACTAAAGATTCAGAAATTGACCGTGGAAATTGAAGGAGAGCGCATAAAGATCAAATTGCCTGAACCATCCTACAAGAAGCTGTACTTGCTCAGCGAGAATATAAAGGGGTTGACTCTGCGCGGTATAAAGGGCATATCAAGGGCGATAGTTAGAAAGAGCCAGGACAATAGTGAATGGGTTATTTACACACAGGGTTCAAATCTTGGTGATGTGCTTGATATTGAAGAGGTTGATGCTGCCAGAACAAGGACCAATAACATAATTGAGATTGCGGATGTGCTTGGAGTGGAGGCGGCCAGAAATGCGATAATCGAAGAGGCGCTGAACACCCTTCACCAGCAAGGTTTGAATGTGGATATCCGCCATATAATGCTTGTTGCTGATACGATGACCTACAATGGAACAGTTGAGGCTATAGGCAGGCACGGAATTGCAGGTGAGAAGGAGAGTGTTCTGGCAAGGGCTGCCTTCGAGATAACATCAAAGCATCTCTTGACCGCTGGAATACTCGGAGAGGAAGATCAACTGAGAGGTGTGGCGGAAAATATTATAGTGGGTCAGCCTGTTACTCTAGGTACAGGTGCTGTGACTCTGGTGTATAAACCTAAAAAGAGGTGA
- a CDS encoding DNA-directed RNA polymerase subunit A', with product MTRHVFGLTKRINSIKFSLLSPEEIRRMSAVKVITADTYDDDGFPIDKGLMDLHMGVIEPGLRCKTCGGKVDECPGHFGHIELAMPVIHVGFVKNIKNYLDATCRECGRIKLKDDEIEIYKQKIEEAKNMGASPLELLFITKKIIDDASSRPICPHCGAEQKKITLDKPTTFREEGRKLTPKEIRERLERIPDEDLPLLGMNPETARPEWMVLTVLPVPPVNVRPTITLETGERSEDDLTHKLVDIIRINQRLRENRDSGAPQLIIEDLWELLQYHVTTYFDNQTSGIPPARHRSGRPLKTLVQRLKGKEGRFRSNLSGKRVNFSSRTVISPEPFLSINEVGVPVAAARELTVPITVTEYNIEKMREIIRRGPNPEGEKYVPGANYVIRPDGRRIKITERNAEEVAKKIDLGWIVERHLIDGDIVLFNRQPSLHRMSMMGHLVKVLPQRTFRFNLAVCPPYNADFDGDEMNLHVLQSEEARAEAKILMLVQEHILSPRFGGPIIGGLHDHITAMFLLTHKNPKFTKDEAIHILSYLDYDSLPEPHRDENGNEFYYGKDLFSLILPKDLNMEFKSKICDPSVCKNKCVYEKCPIDAYVVIRNGKLVAGTIDENAIGSMKGKLLDRIAKRGSDTARKFIDDMTRLAVGVISYRGFTSGIDDEDIPEEAIIQIHEIIQESMKKTDELIELYRQGLLQPAPGRSVEETLEMEIMRVLAHARDEAGKIASKHLGLENSSVIMARSGARASMLNLSQMAGSIGQQSVRGQRLHRGYQDRTLPHFKRGDLGAKARGFVESSYKKGLNPTEYFFHSMGGREGLVDTAVRTSRSGYMQRRLINALEDLKVTEDRKVIDTGGNVVQFFYGEDGVDPTRSSGGENIDIDEILTDVLGDKYLLRRRK from the coding sequence ATGACCAGGCACGTTTTCGGTCTCACGAAAAGGATAAACTCCATAAAATTCTCTCTGCTCTCCCCTGAGGAGATAAGGAGAATGAGCGCTGTAAAGGTCATAACTGCTGATACCTACGATGATGATGGTTTTCCCATAGATAAGGGTCTTATGGATCTGCATATGGGTGTAATAGAACCGGGACTGCGCTGCAAGACCTGCGGTGGTAAGGTTGACGAATGCCCGGGACATTTTGGACACATTGAACTTGCCATGCCTGTGATCCACGTGGGGTTTGTAAAAAACATAAAGAATTACCTTGATGCCACCTGCCGCGAGTGCGGCAGAATAAAATTGAAGGATGACGAGATAGAAATATACAAGCAGAAGATTGAGGAAGCAAAGAATATGGGTGCATCTCCCCTTGAACTTCTATTCATCACGAAGAAAATAATTGATGACGCATCCTCCCGCCCCATCTGTCCCCATTGCGGTGCCGAGCAGAAGAAAATCACGCTTGATAAGCCCACAACGTTTAGGGAAGAGGGAAGAAAGCTCACACCAAAGGAGATACGGGAGAGGCTTGAGCGCATTCCGGATGAGGATTTGCCACTTCTGGGTATGAACCCTGAAACGGCGAGGCCTGAATGGATGGTTCTGACGGTTTTACCTGTACCTCCCGTGAATGTGCGCCCCACAATCACTCTTGAAACGGGAGAGAGAAGTGAAGATGATCTCACCCACAAACTTGTGGATATAATACGCATAAATCAGAGATTGAGAGAAAATAGGGATAGTGGTGCACCTCAACTGATCATTGAGGATCTCTGGGAACTGCTGCAGTACCATGTAACCACATATTTTGACAATCAAACCTCCGGGATACCTCCGGCAAGGCACCGCAGCGGGAGACCTCTGAAAACTCTGGTGCAGCGTCTTAAGGGTAAGGAGGGAAGGTTCCGCTCCAATCTGTCTGGAAAACGCGTGAATTTCTCATCCCGTACTGTCATATCGCCTGAGCCGTTTCTGTCAATAAACGAGGTTGGTGTGCCCGTTGCGGCTGCAAGGGAACTCACAGTACCCATAACAGTCACCGAGTACAACATAGAGAAGATGCGTGAGATAATCAGGCGCGGGCCGAACCCGGAGGGTGAGAAGTACGTTCCCGGTGCAAACTACGTTATTCGTCCGGATGGAAGAAGGATAAAGATTACGGAGCGCAACGCTGAGGAGGTTGCCAAGAAGATAGACCTTGGATGGATTGTTGAGAGGCACCTGATAGATGGTGATATTGTGCTATTCAACAGACAACCCTCACTGCACAGGATGAGTATGATGGGCCACCTTGTGAAGGTGCTTCCACAGAGAACATTCCGGTTCAACCTCGCCGTTTGTCCGCCCTACAATGCGGACTTTGATGGAGATGAGATGAATCTACACGTTTTGCAGAGTGAGGAGGCGAGGGCCGAGGCTAAGATTTTAATGCTCGTTCAGGAGCATATCCTGTCTCCAAGATTTGGAGGCCCAATAATTGGTGGGCTCCATGACCACATAACTGCAATGTTTCTGCTCACACATAAGAACCCGAAATTCACAAAGGATGAGGCAATACATATTCTTTCTTACCTTGACTACGACTCCCTTCCAGAGCCACATAGGGATGAGAATGGCAACGAGTTCTACTATGGTAAGGACCTGTTTTCCCTGATCCTTCCAAAGGATCTGAACATGGAGTTCAAGAGCAAGATCTGCGATCCATCTGTGTGTAAAAACAAATGTGTTTACGAGAAATGCCCCATAGATGCCTACGTGGTCATAAGAAACGGAAAATTGGTTGCAGGTACAATTGATGAGAACGCCATTGGCTCAATGAAGGGTAAGTTGCTTGATAGAATTGCCAAGCGTGGAAGCGATACTGCCAGAAAGTTCATAGACGATATGACTCGTCTGGCGGTGGGTGTGATCTCCTATCGTGGTTTCACTTCGGGCATAGATGACGAGGATATTCCCGAAGAAGCCATAATTCAGATTCACGAAATCATACAGGAGAGCATGAAGAAAACGGATGAGTTGATTGAACTTTACAGACAGGGGCTATTGCAGCCAGCGCCTGGCAGAAGCGTGGAAGAGACACTTGAAATGGAAATTATGCGTGTTCTTGCCCATGCGAGAGATGAGGCGGGTAAGATTGCGAGCAAGCACCTTGGATTGGAAAACTCATCGGTCATAATGGCCAGGAGCGGTGCTCGTGCATCCATGCTGAACCTATCTCAGATGGCCGGAAGCATAGGGCAGCAGTCCGTCAGAGGTCAGAGATTACATCGCGGTTATCAGGATCGCACGCTTCCGCACTTCAAGCGAGGGGATCTCGGTGCCAAGGCCCGTGGATTTGTGGAATCCTCCTACAAGAAGGGATTGAACCCCACGGAGTATTTCTTCCACTCAATGGGTGGTCGAGAGGGTCTGGTTGATACTGCTGTGCGTACATCCCGCTCTGGATATATGCAGCGCCGCTTAATAAATGCTCTTGAGGATCTCAAGGTGACCGAAGACAGAAAGGTGATAGACACCGGCGGAAACGTGGTTCAATTCTTCTATGGAGAGGATGGTGTGGACCCGACCCGTAGTTCCGGGGGAGAGAATATAGACATTGACGAAATCCTCACAGATGTTCTTGGGGATAAATACCTTTTGAGGAGGCGGAAGTAA
- a CDS encoding DNA-directed RNA polymerase subunit B, with the protein MDTIVDVLFRKSVVNHHIASYNDLIPTPDNPNSVMQEIVDTTKVTDEDPPGVVTLDRTKTGGKTIKIIFGRKNEYNDGITPTIKIGKPEIKEATGATVQITPMEARLRDMSYLAPLYLQIMVVECDDSGCLEKEPEMVKIGDFPVMVKSKICTLHEDNIDDYLDSISKDKSILNWPYRKKLEYVGEDPDDPGGYFIIGGSERVLVSLEDLAPNRVLVEKNERYNTVVETAKVFSQRRGYRALTIMEKKNDGILVVSVPAVAGTIPLVILMKALGLERDEDIYKAIVSDEKMSVIALANIEEVENDKLYPPNGIRTQKDAIEYLEKRFAAGQAKEYREKKISQILDSSLLPHLGTDKEDRIKKAYYLGRMAKRILELHLGLRKEDDKDHLANKRIKLSGDLLEDLFRMAFEALMKDLKYQLERTYNRKKGIRIRVSIRQDVLTQKIMHAMSTGNWVGGRTGVSQLLDRTSHMSTLSHLRRVISPLTRSQPHFEARDLHPTQWGRLCPNETPEGQNCGLVKNAALIIDVSEGYPEEKALKILRDLGVEDRQYETGNLARVYLNGNLVGYHGDGKSLTDDIRARRRKGLISHQINVRYDDRTQEVMVNCDKGRIRRPLLVVENGNIKYTSRHRELLERGKIDVDDLVREGVIEWIDAEEEENAYIAVYAYDVPERCPHCNRVLGRGDVIWANPGEGEHVTLQCKHCGAEFEVEKKLTEEHTHLEIDPLLILGAVAGCVPYPHHNSSPRITMGAAMLKQSLGLPAANYRRRPDTRGHLLHYPQAPIVKTKTMDFVNFMRRPAGQNAVVAIISYHGYNMQDAIVMNKAAVERGFGRSTFFRTYKSEERRYPGGQEDRFEIPSPDVRGAMTEERYKLLDEDGLISPEMYVRGGDVLIGKTSPPRFLEEEAELLGPQKRRESSVTMRPEEVGWVDSVLLTVSENNSRLVKVKVRDQRIPELGDKFASRHGQKGVVGAIVPQEDMPFTEGGIIPDLIINPHAIPSRMTVGHILEMIGGKVGSLEGRFVDGTVFKGEPEKALREALVRNGFKYNGKEIMYDGITGRKIEAEIFIGVIYYQKLHHMVAGKFHARSRGPVQILTRQPTEGRSRLGGLRFGEMERDTLIGHGAAMVIKDRLLDNSDGTVLYVCGNPECGHIAMFDRKRGILRCPVCGNTTNIYPIETSYAFKLMHDELASLGVIMRLKVGDMK; encoded by the coding sequence ATGGATACAATTGTAGATGTGTTATTTAGGAAAAGTGTGGTGAATCACCATATTGCCTCGTACAACGATCTCATTCCCACTCCCGATAATCCGAACAGTGTGATGCAGGAAATTGTGGATACAACAAAGGTTACAGATGAGGATCCCCCTGGAGTTGTAACCCTTGATCGTACAAAGACGGGAGGAAAGACAATAAAGATAATATTTGGTAGAAAAAATGAGTACAACGATGGCATAACTCCCACGATAAAGATAGGAAAGCCTGAGATAAAGGAGGCCACAGGTGCCACAGTGCAGATTACTCCCATGGAGGCAAGATTGAGGGATATGAGCTACTTGGCACCTCTGTACCTGCAGATAATGGTTGTAGAATGCGACGATTCAGGGTGTTTGGAGAAGGAGCCAGAGATGGTGAAAATTGGAGATTTTCCAGTTATGGTGAAATCAAAGATATGCACGCTCCATGAGGACAACATTGACGATTACCTTGACTCAATTTCAAAGGATAAGAGCATATTGAACTGGCCCTACAGAAAGAAATTGGAGTATGTTGGTGAGGACCCTGATGATCCAGGTGGGTATTTCATAATAGGAGGAAGTGAACGCGTTCTTGTGTCCCTTGAGGACCTTGCCCCGAATCGTGTTCTTGTGGAGAAGAACGAGAGGTATAACACAGTGGTTGAGACTGCCAAAGTATTCTCCCAGCGTCGTGGCTACAGAGCTCTCACAATAATGGAGAAGAAGAATGATGGCATCCTTGTTGTATCCGTTCCTGCCGTGGCCGGGACGATCCCTCTTGTTATTCTGATGAAGGCCCTTGGTCTTGAAAGGGACGAGGATATTTACAAGGCAATAGTCAGTGATGAGAAGATGAGCGTTATTGCGCTAGCAAACATTGAGGAGGTTGAAAATGATAAACTCTATCCTCCCAATGGAATTCGCACCCAGAAGGATGCCATAGAGTATCTGGAGAAGAGATTCGCTGCAGGTCAGGCCAAGGAGTACAGGGAGAAGAAAATATCTCAGATCCTTGATTCTTCACTACTTCCGCATCTTGGCACGGATAAGGAGGATAGGATAAAGAAGGCCTACTATCTTGGAAGAATGGCCAAGCGTATTCTTGAACTTCATCTTGGATTGCGAAAGGAAGATGATAAGGACCATCTCGCAAACAAGCGCATCAAACTGTCCGGAGATCTGCTTGAGGATCTCTTCCGCATGGCCTTCGAGGCACTTATGAAGGATCTGAAATATCAACTCGAGAGAACCTATAACAGGAAGAAGGGCATAAGAATTCGTGTTTCAATAAGGCAGGATGTGCTCACACAGAAGATAATGCATGCCATGAGCACAGGAAACTGGGTTGGGGGAAGAACAGGTGTTTCGCAGTTGCTTGATAGAACCTCTCACATGAGCACGCTCAGCCACTTGAGGCGTGTGATATCTCCATTAACCCGCTCACAGCCCCACTTTGAGGCAAGAGATCTGCATCCAACCCAGTGGGGTAGATTGTGCCCCAACGAAACCCCTGAGGGACAGAACTGCGGCCTGGTGAAGAACGCTGCACTTATAATTGATGTATCGGAGGGTTATCCTGAGGAGAAGGCCCTTAAGATTCTCAGGGATCTCGGCGTTGAAGACAGGCAGTACGAGACCGGAAATCTTGCAAGGGTGTACCTTAACGGGAATCTAGTGGGCTACCATGGGGATGGAAAATCCCTGACAGACGATATTCGTGCTCGTAGGAGAAAGGGTCTGATTTCGCATCAGATCAATGTCAGGTATGATGATAGGACGCAGGAAGTAATGGTTAACTGCGATAAGGGCAGGATAAGGAGACCTCTCCTGGTTGTTGAGAATGGAAATATAAAGTACACATCTCGCCACAGGGAGCTCCTTGAGAGGGGAAAGATAGATGTTGATGACCTTGTTCGCGAGGGAGTTATAGAGTGGATAGATGCGGAGGAGGAGGAGAATGCGTACATCGCCGTGTACGCCTACGATGTTCCAGAGCGTTGTCCACACTGCAACCGTGTTCTTGGGAGGGGAGATGTGATCTGGGCCAATCCAGGTGAGGGAGAACACGTAACCTTGCAGTGCAAGCACTGTGGGGCAGAGTTTGAGGTGGAGAAGAAACTTACCGAAGAGCACACACACTTGGAGATAGATCCACTACTCATACTGGGAGCGGTTGCTGGATGTGTGCCCTATCCACATCACAACTCATCACCCCGTATCACCATGGGTGCAGCAATGCTCAAACAATCATTGGGCTTACCTGCTGCCAATTACCGTCGGAGACCTGATACCAGGGGCCATCTCCTGCACTACCCACAGGCACCAATCGTAAAGACAAAGACCATGGACTTCGTGAACTTTATGCGCAGACCTGCTGGGCAAAATGCTGTGGTTGCCATAATATCCTACCATGGCTACAATATGCAGGATGCAATAGTCATGAACAAGGCCGCTGTGGAACGCGGATTTGGACGCAGTACATTCTTCAGGACCTACAAGAGCGAGGAGCGTCGCTATCCCGGCGGTCAGGAGGATCGCTTTGAAATTCCTAGTCCTGATGTGCGTGGGGCCATGACCGAGGAGCGTTACAAACTCCTTGATGAGGATGGGCTCATATCTCCAGAAATGTACGTGAGGGGCGGTGACGTGCTCATAGGCAAGACCTCGCCACCCAGGTTCCTTGAAGAGGAGGCAGAATTGCTCGGTCCCCAGAAGCGCAGAGAGAGCAGTGTTACAATGCGTCCGGAGGAGGTGGGTTGGGTTGATTCTGTTCTTCTTACCGTGAGTGAGAATAATTCAAGGCTGGTAAAGGTCAAGGTTCGAGACCAGCGTATTCCTGAACTTGGAGATAAATTCGCTTCAAGGCACGGACAGAAGGGCGTTGTGGGGGCCATAGTGCCCCAGGAGGATATGCCATTCACCGAGGGTGGTATAATTCCTGATCTCATAATAAACCCCCATGCGATACCCTCAAGAATGACCGTGGGGCACATACTTGAGATGATCGGAGGCAAAGTGGGCTCTCTTGAAGGTAGGTTTGTGGATGGCACTGTTTTCAAGGGAGAGCCTGAGAAGGCTCTAAGGGAGGCCCTTGTCAGAAACGGGTTCAAGTACAACGGTAAGGAGATAATGTACGATGGTATAACTGGGAGAAAAATTGAGGCGGAAATATTCATAGGCGTGATTTACTACCAGAAGCTGCATCACATGGTTGCTGGAAAGTTCCACGCAAGATCCCGCGGTCCTGTTCAGATTCTCACCAGGCAGCCCACCGAGGGACGCAGTAGGCTGGGAGGTTTGAGATTTGGAGAGATGGAGAGGGATACGCTCATAGGCCATGGTGCTGCGATGGTCATAAAGGATCGTCTGCTTGATAATTCTGATGGCACGGTGCTATATGTTTGCGGTAATCCGGAATGCGGCCACATAGCGATGTTTGACAGAAAGCGCGGCATACTTCGCTGTCCCGTTTGCGGAAATACAACAAATATCTATCCTATCGAGACGAGTTATGCGTTCAAATTGATGCATGACGAGCTTGCGTCTCTTGGTGTAATCATGCGTTTGAAGGTGGGTGATATGAAATGA
- a CDS encoding DNA-directed RNA polymerase subunit H, with protein sequence MVRFNVLEHELVPEHYLVSEEEEEKILNELGVKKENLPKIKKSDAVLRVLERKYGHIPVGSLIKIVRKSPTAGRVVVYRVVVRD encoded by the coding sequence ATGGTGAGATTTAACGTGCTCGAGCACGAACTTGTCCCGGAGCATTACTTGGTGTCAGAGGAAGAGGAGGAGAAAATTTTGAATGAATTAGGTGTGAAGAAGGAGAATCTGCCAAAGATAAAGAAGAGCGATGCAGTTCTTCGCGTTTTGGAGCGTAAGTACGGCCATATTCCAGTTGGAAGTCTCATAAAAATTGTGAGAAAGAGTCCAACCGCGGGCCGTGTGGTCGTTTACCGAGTTGTGGTGAGAGATTAA
- a CDS encoding diphthine--ammonia ligase, which translates to MKAIALFSGGKDSTYAIYLAMQQGFEIEKLVTIYPKREDSYMYHVPAIDRTRYQAEAMGIPQDIHSIGDSVEDLMDVLSHYDVDAVISGAIASNFQKTKIEEVCTELGMLSYAPLWGKDQNLLLRDMLLADFKIMIVAVAAYGLDERFLGRILDDSMLRLLQEMERRYRINVSGEGGEYETFVLDAPFFKMSLQVEDFDVIWDGVRGNIKIRGITLNQKIF; encoded by the coding sequence ATGAAGGCGATTGCACTTTTCTCAGGAGGTAAGGATTCCACGTATGCAATATACCTTGCTATGCAGCAGGGATTTGAAATTGAGAAACTTGTTACCATATATCCCAAGAGGGAGGATTCCTACATGTACCACGTGCCTGCAATTGATAGAACAAGGTACCAGGCAGAGGCAATGGGCATACCGCAGGACATACACTCCATAGGAGACAGTGTTGAAGATCTAATGGATGTTTTATCCCATTACGATGTGGATGCTGTTATAAGCGGTGCCATTGCCTCAAATTTTCAGAAAACTAAGATAGAGGAGGTTTGCACTGAACTTGGAATGCTCTCCTATGCACCTCTCTGGGGCAAGGACCAGAATTTGCTTTTAAGGGATATGCTCTTGGCAGATTTCAAGATAATGATCGTGGCTGTCGCCGCCTACGGTCTGGATGAGAGATTTCTCGGTAGAATACTGGATGATAGTATGCTTCGCTTACTGCAAGAAATGGAACGCAGGTACAGAATAAATGTGAGCGGTGAGGGTGGGGAGTACGAAACCTTTGTTCTCGATGCGCCCTTCTTCAAAATGAGCCTTCAGGTTGAAGATTTTGACGTAATCTGGGACGGCGTTCGTGGAAATATCAAGATAAGGGGCATAACCCTCAACCAAAAAATATTTTAA
- a CDS encoding diacylglycerol kinase yields MGRFLRALHHALDGIGFAFTSERSLRIQFGIFLIVLVFGLYFQISADEFALIIGISALVFGLELINTAIEKSMDILSNGRYDERIRVVKDVSAGAVLVAAAFAVSIGVLIFLPKIMGLLK; encoded by the coding sequence ATGGGAAGGTTCTTGAGGGCACTGCATCACGCCCTTGACGGCATTGGATTTGCGTTCACCAGTGAGAGAAGTTTAAGGATTCAATTTGGGATATTTCTCATCGTTTTAGTTTTTGGGCTTTATTTTCAAATCTCTGCCGATGAATTTGCACTTATAATCGGCATCTCAGCCTTGGTTTTTGGGCTTGAACTCATAAACACGGCCATAGAGAAGTCCATGGACATTCTTTCAAATGGTCGGTACGATGAAAGGATAAGGGTCGTGAAGGATGTGTCTGCGGGCGCCGTACTGGTGGCTGCTGCATTTGCAGTTTCAATTGGAGTGCTAATATTCCTTCCAAAAATAATGGGGCTTTTAAAATGA